From Micrococcus porci, one genomic window encodes:
- a CDS encoding FAD-binding monooxygenase: MLFHHHGYVSTDPRMKPAAGIGLDRPAELPDEMDVLIVGTGPAGMIAAAQLAMFPDVHTRIIERRGKRLEIGQADGIQARSVETFQAFGFASQIIDEAYDLTSMAFWNPSPEDEDAIVRTSLAEDDPHGVSEFPHLIVNQARILDWFAEFMKNSPTRATPDYGWEFVSLDDSDQDAERPVQVTLRRTVDAKGNPLAEGVAGEERVVRAKYVIGADGAGSRVRKAIGHSLSGDAANHAWGVMDVLADSNFPDIRTKCAIHSSSGSILHIPREGGHLFRMYVDLGEVPADDNHKVRQTPIEEVIRRAQQIIRPYTLDVKDVAWSSVYEVGHRLTSGFDNRERCTHPNVFLLGDACHTHSAKAGQGMNVSMQDGWNLAWKLGQVLSGIAPAELVPTYSEERKEIAKNLIDFDKEWSTLMAKPTSELGDPNEVAEFYTKTAEFPAGFMTEYRPSMLTTDAAGQELATGFPIGKRFKSAKVERSCDTNVKHLGHLHTADGRWRVYVFADAAAPHDADSKVAAWAEAVEEDPQSFRNRHTPAGAPQDERFDLKVVYQQKQTEFAFPDVPAVFRPTTGPLGLHDLNNIFAVCRPEHAEDIFELRGVSRDGAVVVVRPDQYVSGVFGLDEVDRLNAFFAGVLLDAN; this comes from the coding sequence ATGCTCTTCCACCACCACGGCTACGTCTCCACCGACCCCCGCATGAAGCCCGCCGCGGGCATCGGCCTGGACCGCCCCGCCGAGCTGCCGGACGAGATGGACGTCCTCATCGTCGGCACCGGCCCCGCCGGCATGATCGCCGCCGCCCAGCTGGCCATGTTCCCGGACGTGCACACCCGCATCATCGAGCGCCGCGGCAAGCGCCTGGAGATCGGCCAGGCCGACGGCATCCAGGCCCGCTCCGTGGAGACCTTCCAGGCCTTCGGCTTCGCCAGCCAGATCATCGACGAGGCCTATGACCTCACCTCCATGGCGTTCTGGAACCCCTCCCCCGAGGACGAGGACGCGATCGTGCGCACCTCCCTGGCCGAGGACGACCCCCACGGCGTCTCCGAGTTCCCCCACCTGATCGTCAACCAGGCCCGCATCCTGGACTGGTTCGCCGAGTTCATGAAGAACTCCCCCACCCGCGCCACCCCGGACTACGGCTGGGAGTTCGTCTCCCTCGACGACTCCGACCAGGACGCCGAGCGCCCCGTGCAGGTGACCCTGCGCCGCACCGTCGACGCCAAGGGCAACCCGCTCGCCGAGGGCGTGGCGGGCGAGGAGCGCGTGGTGCGCGCCAAGTACGTGATCGGTGCGGACGGCGCCGGCTCCCGCGTGCGCAAGGCGATCGGCCACTCCCTCTCCGGCGACGCCGCCAACCACGCCTGGGGCGTCATGGACGTGCTGGCCGACTCGAACTTCCCGGACATCCGCACCAAGTGCGCCATCCACTCCTCCTCCGGCTCGATCCTCCACATCCCCCGCGAGGGCGGCCACCTGTTCCGCATGTACGTGGACCTCGGCGAGGTCCCCGCGGACGACAACCACAAGGTGCGGCAGACCCCGATCGAGGAGGTCATCCGCCGCGCCCAGCAGATCATCCGCCCCTACACGCTCGACGTGAAGGACGTGGCCTGGAGCTCCGTGTACGAGGTCGGCCACCGCCTGACCTCCGGCTTCGACAACCGCGAGCGCTGCACCCACCCGAACGTGTTCCTCCTCGGCGACGCCTGCCACACGCACTCCGCCAAGGCCGGCCAGGGCATGAACGTCTCCATGCAGGACGGCTGGAACCTCGCCTGGAAGCTCGGCCAGGTCCTCTCCGGGATCGCCCCCGCCGAGCTGGTGCCCACCTACTCGGAGGAGCGCAAGGAGATCGCCAAGAACCTGATCGACTTCGACAAGGAGTGGTCGACGCTCATGGCGAAGCCCACCTCCGAGCTGGGCGACCCGAACGAGGTGGCGGAATTCTACACGAAGACCGCCGAGTTCCCGGCCGGCTTCATGACGGAGTACCGCCCCTCCATGCTGACCACGGACGCCGCGGGCCAGGAGCTGGCCACCGGCTTCCCGATCGGCAAGCGCTTCAAGTCCGCGAAGGTGGAGCGCTCCTGCGACACCAACGTGAAGCACCTGGGCCACCTGCACACCGCGGACGGCCGCTGGCGCGTGTACGTCTTCGCCGACGCCGCCGCCCCTCACGACGCCGACTCGAAGGTCGCCGCCTGGGCCGAGGCCGTGGAGGAGGACCCGCAGTCCTTCCGCAACCGCCACACCCCCGCCGGCGCCCCGCAGGACGAGCGCTTCGACCTCAAGGTGGTCTACCAGCAGAAGCAGACCGAGTTCGCCTTCCCGGACGTGCCCGCGGTGTTCCGCCCGACCACCGGCCCGCTGGGCCTGCACGACCTGAACAACATCTTCGCCGTGTGCCGCCCGGAGCACGCCGAGGACATCTTCGAGCTGCGCGGCGTCAGCCGCGACGGCGCCGTCGTGGTGGTCCGCCCGGACCAGTACGTCTCCGGCGTGTTCGGCCTCGACGAGGTCGACCGCCTGAACGCGTTCTTCGCGGGCGTCCTGCTCGACGCGAACTGA
- a CDS encoding lyase family protein, which produces MTRPRVGIVGAAPAGPWDTNRMAVTGVAAALADVVAACGKVANDVLTSARIENGELGEPLAAGRGGSSAMPHKQNPVLSVLIHSAALSTPGLLAQVYTAAGAANDERPDGSWHAEWPALRQLLCVAGGAAALTRELVSGLRVHTGRMAANLALTGPLLVSERIMAELAPELDALFGGPGSGKAVIQGAVDASLAGEGDFAELLRAAVPAEVSDARLADLLDPVAYTGEAETLVDRILAAHAPRLRASA; this is translated from the coding sequence GTGACCCGCCCCCGGGTCGGCATCGTGGGCGCCGCGCCCGCCGGCCCGTGGGACACCAACCGCATGGCCGTCACCGGCGTTGCCGCCGCGCTGGCGGATGTGGTGGCCGCGTGCGGCAAGGTGGCCAACGACGTGCTGACGTCCGCGCGGATCGAGAACGGGGAGCTCGGCGAGCCCCTGGCCGCGGGCCGCGGCGGCTCCTCGGCCATGCCGCACAAGCAGAACCCGGTGCTCTCCGTGCTCATCCACTCCGCCGCGCTCTCCACGCCCGGCCTGCTGGCCCAGGTCTACACGGCCGCCGGCGCCGCCAACGACGAGCGCCCCGACGGGTCCTGGCACGCCGAGTGGCCCGCGCTGCGCCAGCTGCTGTGCGTGGCCGGCGGTGCGGCGGCCCTCACCCGCGAGCTCGTCTCCGGGCTGCGCGTGCACACCGGCCGCATGGCCGCGAATCTCGCGCTCACCGGCCCGCTGCTGGTCTCCGAGCGGATCATGGCCGAGCTCGCCCCCGAACTGGACGCGCTGTTCGGCGGGCCCGGCTCGGGCAAGGCCGTGATCCAGGGCGCCGTGGACGCTTCCCTGGCCGGGGAGGGGGACTTCGCGGAGCTGCTGCGCGCCGCCGTCCCCGCCGAGGTCTCCGACGCGCGGCTCGCCGACCTCCTGGACCCCGTCGCCTACACCGGCGAGGCCGAGACGCTCGTCGACCGGATCCTGGCCGCCCACGCGCCGCGCCTGAGAGCATCGGCCTGA
- a CDS encoding IclR family transcriptional regulator, which produces MDPHDDSVPAVSAPPPSAPGVRPGAPSQTLSRALTMLELVADRPTPPSIAELADDLGVHRSVAYRMLRTFEVHGLLRRDAAGLVHGAPGLVTLAGGVEQDLRAAAVTELSRVSDALAMTAFLVVWDGRDCLTLATVEPPRGNLVTQRPGTRHPLGVGAPGIAIASVLPAEGQDRPAVREARARGWAASRDEVITGVGSVAAPVPAAAGMPAALAVVFTSPAVDEEAVGAELAAAARRLGAVLGEG; this is translated from the coding sequence GTGGACCCGCACGACGACAGCGTCCCCGCCGTCTCCGCGCCGCCCCCCTCCGCCCCCGGCGTGCGCCCCGGCGCCCCCTCCCAGACGCTCTCCCGCGCCCTGACCATGCTCGAGCTCGTGGCCGACCGACCGACCCCGCCGAGCATCGCCGAGCTCGCCGATGACCTCGGCGTGCACCGCTCCGTGGCCTACCGGATGCTGCGGACCTTCGAGGTCCACGGCCTGCTCCGCCGCGACGCCGCCGGCCTGGTCCACGGCGCCCCGGGGCTCGTCACCCTGGCCGGAGGGGTGGAGCAGGACCTGCGCGCCGCCGCCGTCACCGAGCTCTCCCGCGTGAGCGACGCCCTGGCCATGACCGCCTTCCTGGTGGTCTGGGACGGCCGGGACTGCCTCACGCTCGCCACCGTGGAGCCGCCTCGCGGCAACCTCGTGACCCAGCGGCCGGGCACGCGGCACCCCCTCGGCGTCGGCGCCCCCGGCATCGCGATCGCCTCGGTCCTGCCCGCGGAGGGGCAGGACCGCCCTGCCGTCCGCGAGGCCCGCGCGCGTGGCTGGGCCGCCTCTCGGGACGAGGTGATTACCGGCGTCGGCTCGGTGGCGGCCCCCGTGCCCGCGGCGGCGGGCATGCCGGCCGCGCTCGCGGTCGTGTTCACCTCCCCGGCCGTGGACGAGGAGGCGGTCGGCGCCGAGCTGGCCGCGGCCGCGCGTCGCCTGGGGGCGGTGCTGGGCGAGGGCTGA
- a CDS encoding helix-turn-helix domain-containing protein, producing the protein MRPTTGSSRWPGPSSGERGGRGAAAPPDTTLDRLLRILAAFDADHRELTVAALARRAALPLPTAYRWVDRLSQAELPARGRRRSASSSGGTRPWPRGCRRC; encoded by the coding sequence GTGAGGCCAACGACCGGTTCCTCGAGGTGGCCCGGGCCTTCCAGCGGTGAGCGCGGCGGACGGGGCGCTGCGGCGCCCCCGGACACCACGCTGGACCGGCTTCTGCGGATCCTCGCGGCGTTCGACGCCGACCACCGCGAGCTGACGGTCGCGGCGCTCGCCCGCCGAGCGGCGCTGCCGCTGCCCACCGCGTACCGCTGGGTGGATCGGCTGTCCCAAGCGGAGCTGCCGGCCAGGGGCCGGCGGCGATCGGCGTCGTCGTCCGGCGGGACGCGCCCGTGGCCGCGGGGGTGCCGGCGCTGCTGA
- the feoB gene encoding ferrous iron transporter B, whose product MSHAHHHGGGSSAAVLDSSLTRLGLVGSPNSGKSTLFNALTGLRVKTGNYPGVTVSRAEGVMVAEDGTRVVLEDLPGTYSLDPISPDEQVVADLLALDPADADHPQALLLVADATTLRRGLTMVAHALAVELPATLVLTFGDELALRGGSVDVTRLSRALGIPVLAATAGDARQREAVRAHLATDPAGWAVPPVAPPTDPAGIAAWIDSVLEAARYAVPRPDGRTRRIDDVLLHPVWGTLVFLVTMFAFFQVIFTVAAPLQALVEELFGWLGERAAALIPIEWLGRFVAEALIGGVGGVVVFLPQILLLFLMISLLESTGYMTRAAFLMDRVMSRFGLEGRSFVALLSSLACAVPGIMATRSLPSARDRLATMMAAPSMTCSARLPVYVLLISLLVPSEVRWGPVGLQGLVMFALYLGGATASMLTAAFWSRVVGRRQAAMPFYMEMPPYRLPKARTVVTSMWASAEGFLRKVTSIILVTTALLWVLLNVPVRSEEEMAGAGVAMDDPAAVAQYTIDHSAAAAVGKAVEPAFEPLGFDWRIDVGVLASLAAREVFVATLGQMAAAEDPEDPGDALASWTVTDDAGVERPLFTPDVVAALLVFFMLALQCMSTLAVMRRETGTWRWPLLAFGYYFTLAWLAAFAVRHVVLALT is encoded by the coding sequence ATGAGCCACGCGCACCACCACGGCGGGGGCTCCTCCGCGGCCGTCCTGGACTCCTCGCTGACCCGTCTGGGGCTGGTCGGCTCCCCGAACTCCGGCAAGTCCACCCTGTTCAACGCCCTCACGGGCCTGCGGGTGAAGACCGGCAACTATCCGGGCGTCACGGTCTCCCGCGCCGAGGGCGTCATGGTGGCCGAGGACGGCACGCGAGTCGTGCTCGAGGACCTGCCCGGCACGTACTCGCTGGACCCCATCAGCCCGGACGAGCAGGTCGTCGCCGACCTCCTCGCCCTGGACCCGGCCGACGCCGACCACCCGCAGGCCCTGCTGCTGGTGGCGGACGCGACCACCCTCCGCCGCGGCCTGACGATGGTGGCGCACGCGCTCGCCGTCGAGCTGCCGGCCACCCTGGTGCTCACCTTCGGGGATGAGCTCGCCCTGCGCGGCGGCTCCGTGGACGTCACCCGTCTCTCCCGTGCCCTGGGCATCCCGGTGCTGGCCGCCACCGCCGGCGACGCGCGGCAGCGCGAGGCCGTGCGCGCGCACCTGGCCACGGACCCGGCCGGCTGGGCCGTCCCGCCGGTGGCCCCGCCCACGGACCCCGCCGGGATCGCCGCGTGGATCGACTCCGTGCTGGAGGCCGCCCGCTACGCGGTGCCCCGCCCGGACGGACGCACCCGGCGCATCGACGACGTCCTGCTGCATCCCGTGTGGGGCACGCTCGTGTTCCTCGTGACGATGTTCGCGTTCTTCCAGGTGATCTTCACCGTGGCAGCCCCGCTGCAGGCCCTCGTGGAGGAGCTCTTCGGCTGGCTCGGCGAGCGGGCCGCGGCCCTGATCCCCATCGAGTGGCTGGGCCGGTTCGTGGCCGAGGCGCTGATCGGCGGCGTCGGCGGCGTCGTCGTGTTCCTGCCGCAGATCCTCCTGCTGTTCCTGATGATCTCCCTGCTGGAGTCCACGGGGTACATGACGCGCGCGGCGTTCCTCATGGATCGCGTGATGAGCCGGTTCGGGCTGGAGGGGCGCTCGTTCGTGGCGCTGCTGAGCTCGCTGGCGTGCGCGGTGCCGGGGATCATGGCGACGCGCTCGCTCCCCTCGGCGCGGGACCGGCTGGCCACCATGATGGCGGCGCCGTCCATGACGTGCTCGGCCCGCCTGCCCGTGTACGTGCTGCTGATCTCCCTGCTGGTGCCCTCCGAGGTCCGCTGGGGGCCGGTGGGCCTGCAGGGGCTCGTGATGTTCGCGCTGTACCTGGGCGGGGCGACGGCGTCCATGCTGACCGCGGCGTTCTGGTCCCGCGTGGTCGGCCGGCGGCAGGCCGCCATGCCGTTCTACATGGAGATGCCCCCGTACCGCCTGCCGAAGGCGCGGACGGTGGTGACCTCCATGTGGGCCTCCGCGGAGGGCTTCCTGCGCAAGGTCACCTCGATCATCCTCGTGACGACGGCGCTGCTGTGGGTGCTGCTGAACGTGCCGGTGCGCTCCGAGGAGGAGATGGCCGGCGCCGGCGTCGCCATGGACGACCCGGCCGCGGTGGCGCAGTACACGATCGACCACTCGGCCGCGGCCGCCGTCGGCAAGGCGGTGGAGCCGGCGTTCGAGCCCCTCGGCTTCGACTGGCGGATCGACGTGGGCGTGCTGGCGTCCCTGGCCGCGCGCGAGGTGTTCGTGGCCACGCTCGGCCAGATGGCCGCCGCGGAGGACCCGGAGGATCCGGGCGACGCGCTGGCCTCCTGGACCGTGACGGACGACGCGGGCGTCGAGCGCCCCCTGTTCACGCCCGACGTGGTGGCGGCGCTGCTGGTGTTCTTCATGCTCGCCCTGCAGTGCATGTCCACCCTGGCCGTGATGCGCCGGGAGACCGGCACCTGGCGGTGGCCGCTGCTGGCGTTCGGGTACTACTTCACGCTGGCGTGGCTGGCCGCGTTCGCGGTGCGGCACGTGGTCCTGGCGCTCACGTGA
- a CDS encoding alpha/beta fold hydrolase, whose protein sequence is MTTPEVAVTLLKPAEAPTRVLVAGAGLGTGVEALWSLAARELPADTLVVGWDLPGHGASAPHDAPLTVADLADAVAAAVGRLRAEGTIPADVPVHYAGVSLNGCVALQLALDHADTFASATVICSAAKIGEKDAWLERAELVESAGTPTQVEGSSKRWFAEVFIAEHPERATGLLHTLQQADRHSYARLCEALAEFDVRGRLGEDTVPLMTIHGVEDQVTAPAAGEEIAAAVPGTVVHAFEHTAHQAPLEQPERTAEALAAFLAR, encoded by the coding sequence ATGACCACCCCCGAGGTCGCCGTCACCCTGCTGAAGCCCGCCGAAGCTCCCACTCGCGTCCTCGTCGCGGGCGCCGGCCTGGGCACCGGCGTGGAGGCCCTGTGGTCCCTCGCCGCCCGCGAGCTGCCCGCCGACACCCTCGTGGTGGGCTGGGACCTGCCCGGGCACGGCGCCTCCGCCCCGCACGACGCCCCGCTGACCGTGGCGGACCTGGCCGACGCCGTCGCCGCCGCCGTGGGGCGGCTGCGCGCCGAGGGGACGATCCCCGCGGACGTGCCCGTGCACTACGCGGGCGTGTCCCTCAACGGCTGCGTGGCGCTGCAGCTGGCCCTGGACCACGCGGACACGTTCGCCTCCGCGACGGTGATCTGCTCCGCCGCGAAGATCGGCGAGAAGGACGCCTGGCTGGAGCGCGCCGAGCTCGTGGAGAGCGCCGGCACGCCCACCCAGGTGGAGGGCTCCTCGAAGCGCTGGTTCGCGGAGGTGTTCATCGCCGAGCACCCCGAGCGCGCCACCGGGCTGCTGCACACCCTGCAGCAGGCGGACCGCCACTCCTACGCCCGCCTGTGCGAGGCCCTCGCCGAGTTCGACGTGCGCGGGCGCCTGGGCGAGGACACGGTGCCGCTCATGACGATCCACGGCGTCGAGGACCAGGTGACCGCCCCGGCCGCGGGAGAGGAGATCGCCGCCGCCGTGCCCGGCACCGTGGTGCACGCGTTCGAGCACACGGCGCACCAGGCCCCGCTGGAGCAGCCCGAGCGCACGGCCGAGGCCCTGGCCGCCTTCCTGGCCCGCTGA
- a CDS encoding NAD(P)-binding domain-containing protein, whose protein sequence is MTERVALIGAGPSGMALLRALALAEDEGAVVPEVVAFERQADWGGQWNLDWRTAADRFGEPVHSAMYRDLWINGPKECMEYPDYSFDAHFGRPVSSYLPQEAMKDYILGRVAHVAERIRPLIRFGTVVRWVQPLDDGTFEVTSVDLTTGAARTEAFDRIVVATGHFHAAHTPSWPGVEDFPGLVQHAHDYRTPEPFAGRRVLVIGSSYSGQDLALQLHRGGAAHVTTAYRKAPQELDWPAGMDERPEVQGFAGSRVAFADGSSAEYDAVLLCTGYRHHYPFLPAELALSGPNLPFVPSLWKSVVWQADPRVLYLGATQQWFTLTLLDAQAFFARDVLLGRAPVPSAQERQADIDAWTARMAAIDSTPVALAFQADQIRDLTAGTGYPEMDLDGVIATFLQMGEDKRESLTRYRDRTHRSLVTGTRAAAHPVPWMHHPDGSLEGYLAHFPG, encoded by the coding sequence ATGACCGAGCGCGTCGCCCTGATCGGAGCCGGGCCGTCCGGCATGGCCCTGCTGCGCGCCCTCGCGCTGGCCGAGGACGAGGGGGCCGTCGTCCCCGAGGTGGTGGCGTTCGAGCGCCAGGCCGACTGGGGTGGGCAGTGGAACCTGGACTGGCGCACCGCCGCGGACCGCTTCGGCGAGCCCGTGCACTCGGCCATGTACCGGGACCTCTGGATCAACGGCCCCAAGGAGTGCATGGAGTACCCGGACTACTCCTTCGACGCCCACTTCGGCCGGCCGGTGTCCTCCTACCTCCCGCAGGAGGCCATGAAGGACTACATCCTGGGCCGGGTGGCACACGTGGCCGAGCGCATCCGCCCGCTCATCCGCTTCGGCACGGTGGTCCGCTGGGTCCAGCCGCTCGACGACGGCACCTTCGAGGTGACCAGCGTCGACCTCACCACGGGGGCGGCCCGCACCGAGGCGTTCGACCGGATCGTGGTGGCCACCGGCCACTTCCACGCCGCGCACACGCCGTCCTGGCCCGGTGTGGAGGACTTCCCCGGCCTGGTGCAGCACGCCCACGACTACCGCACCCCGGAGCCGTTCGCCGGCCGGCGGGTGCTGGTGATCGGCTCCTCCTACTCCGGCCAGGACCTGGCCCTGCAGCTGCACCGCGGCGGCGCCGCCCACGTGACCACCGCCTACCGGAAGGCGCCGCAGGAGCTGGACTGGCCCGCCGGCATGGACGAGCGTCCCGAGGTGCAGGGCTTCGCGGGCTCGCGCGTCGCCTTCGCGGACGGCTCCTCCGCCGAGTACGACGCCGTGCTGCTGTGCACCGGCTACCGCCACCACTACCCGTTCCTGCCGGCGGAGCTGGCCCTGTCCGGGCCGAACCTGCCGTTCGTGCCGAGCCTCTGGAAGTCCGTGGTGTGGCAGGCCGACCCGCGTGTGCTGTACCTCGGCGCCACCCAGCAGTGGTTCACCCTCACCCTGCTCGACGCGCAGGCCTTCTTCGCCCGGGACGTGCTGCTGGGCCGCGCGCCGGTGCCCTCCGCGCAGGAGCGGCAGGCGGACATCGACGCGTGGACGGCCCGCATGGCCGCGATCGACTCGACCCCCGTGGCCCTGGCCTTCCAGGCGGACCAGATCCGCGACCTCACGGCCGGCACCGGTTACCCCGAGATGGACCTCGACGGCGTGATCGCCACGTTCCTGCAGATGGGCGAGGACAAGCGGGAGTCCCTGACCCGCTACCGGGACCGCACTCACCGCTCGCTGGTCACCGGTACGCGGGCCGCCGCGCACCCGGTGCCGTGGATGCACCACCCGGACGGCTCCCTCGAGGGGTACCTGGCGCACTTCCCTGGCTGA
- a CDS encoding NifU family protein, protein MTGAERGGAVAAHPVPTHPEAVPGDRATLRWAVPAGLLGMVGPVGDGPAPLEALRADGTLRALVAEPAALRLTVGEGRTWRAEGARVRAALQEALALLAAGEATCAPEAPASVVGGPGGGGKARAVARAGASADSDAVLRAAVEQVLAGPAGEYLRSHGGTARILGVEDGEVELALGGTCHACPARGFTLQMRLEAEIRRLCPDVRAVRTA, encoded by the coding sequence GTGACCGGCGCTGAGCGGGGCGGCGCCGTCGCGGCCCACCCGGTCCCCACCCACCCCGAGGCGGTCCCCGGCGACCGGGCGACCCTGCGCTGGGCGGTCCCGGCCGGGCTGCTGGGGATGGTCGGCCCGGTGGGGGACGGCCCCGCACCCCTGGAGGCCCTCCGCGCCGACGGCACCCTGCGAGCCCTCGTGGCCGAGCCCGCCGCCCTGCGCCTCACGGTCGGCGAGGGACGCACGTGGCGGGCCGAGGGCGCCCGGGTCCGGGCCGCCCTGCAGGAGGCCCTCGCCCTGCTCGCCGCCGGCGAGGCGACGTGCGCGCCGGAGGCCCCGGCTAGCGTCGTGGGCGGCCCGGGCGGCGGCGGGAAGGCCCGCGCCGTGGCACGTGCCGGCGCCTCCGCCGACTCGGACGCGGTGCTGCGCGCCGCCGTCGAGCAGGTCCTCGCGGGCCCCGCGGGGGAGTACCTGCGCTCCCACGGTGGGACGGCGCGGATCCTCGGCGTGGAGGACGGCGAGGTCGAGCTGGCGCTCGGCGGCACGTGCCACGCCTGCCCGGCCCGCGGCTTCACCCTGCAGATGCGCCTCGAGGCGGAGATCCGCCGCCTCTGCCCCGACGTGCGGGCCGTCCGCACGGCCTGA
- a CDS encoding carboxymuconolactone decarboxylase family protein, producing MGEQPIGHDMDRTSREVHDAGMAVRREALEDAHVDRAEANKDAATEDFQNLITRYAWGTVWTRPGLDRRMRSAVTITAMVAGGYWDECAMHLRAALRNGLSREEVQEILLQTAVYCSVPAANIAFTLAQRVFAEVDADLAAGRPL from the coding sequence ATGGGCGAGCAGCCGATCGGCCACGACATGGACCGCACCTCCCGGGAGGTCCACGACGCCGGCATGGCCGTGCGCCGGGAGGCCCTGGAGGACGCCCACGTGGACCGGGCGGAGGCGAACAAGGACGCCGCGACGGAGGACTTCCAGAACCTCATCACCCGCTACGCGTGGGGCACCGTGTGGACCCGCCCGGGCCTGGACCGCCGAATGCGCTCGGCCGTGACCATCACGGCGATGGTCGCCGGCGGCTACTGGGACGAGTGCGCCATGCACCTGCGCGCCGCCCTGCGCAACGGGCTCAGCCGCGAGGAGGTCCAGGAGATCCTCCTGCAGACCGCCGTCTACTGCTCGGTCCCCGCGGCGAACATCGCCTTCACGCTGGCGCAGCGGGTGTTCGCCGAGGTGGACGCGGACCTCGCCGCCGGCCGCCCGCTCTGA
- a CDS encoding histidinol-phosphate transaminase, which yields MTDVTSGSSGVAAHRKVSLLPPYAAGKPPVAVPGLRPYKLSSNENPFAPVPAVVERIHEVVAGAEGEPSPVCRYPDPLSTALRERLAAHLDVPADDIVTGGGSLGALTQVITAFAGDGGEDGAPDEVVFAWRSFEAYPIVVRTAGAKDVQVPLTADGRHDLPAMLAAITERTKVMLLCTPNNPTGPVLTTAEVEDFLAQVPPHVLVVIDEAYVEFVRHPDAVDGPAMYRRHPNVVVLRTFSKAHGLANLRVGYSVSRPEVTASLRTVAVPFAVSTVAEQAAIASLDHLDEVLERVQTVVDERERVVAALAEAGWDVPETHANFVWLPLGERGADFAAAAGERALSVRAFPEGVRVSISEREANDRFLEVARAFQR from the coding sequence ATGACCGACGTCACTTCCGGCTCCTCGGGGGTCGCCGCGCACCGCAAGGTCTCGCTCCTGCCGCCGTACGCGGCCGGCAAGCCGCCCGTCGCCGTGCCCGGCCTGCGCCCCTACAAGCTGTCCTCCAACGAGAACCCGTTCGCGCCCGTGCCCGCCGTGGTCGAGCGCATCCACGAGGTCGTCGCGGGCGCCGAGGGCGAGCCCAGCCCCGTGTGCCGCTACCCGGACCCGCTCTCCACCGCCCTGCGCGAGCGCCTCGCCGCGCACCTGGACGTCCCGGCCGACGACATCGTCACCGGCGGCGGCTCCCTGGGAGCGCTCACCCAGGTCATCACCGCGTTCGCCGGCGACGGCGGCGAGGACGGCGCCCCGGACGAGGTCGTCTTCGCCTGGCGCAGCTTCGAGGCCTACCCGATCGTCGTGCGCACCGCGGGCGCGAAGGACGTGCAGGTGCCGCTGACGGCGGACGGCCGCCACGACCTGCCGGCCATGCTCGCCGCGATCACCGAGCGCACCAAGGTCATGCTGCTCTGCACCCCGAACAATCCCACCGGCCCCGTGCTGACCACGGCCGAGGTGGAGGACTTCCTGGCGCAGGTGCCCCCGCACGTGCTCGTGGTGATCGACGAGGCGTACGTGGAGTTCGTCCGCCACCCCGACGCCGTGGACGGCCCGGCCATGTACCGCCGCCACCCCAACGTGGTCGTGCTGCGCACCTTCTCCAAGGCCCACGGCCTGGCCAACCTGCGCGTCGGCTACTCCGTCTCCCGCCCCGAGGTCACCGCCTCGCTGCGCACCGTGGCCGTGCCGTTCGCCGTCTCCACCGTGGCCGAGCAGGCCGCCATCGCCTCCCTGGACCACCTGGACGAGGTCCTCGAGCGCGTGCAGACCGTCGTGGACGAGCGCGAGCGCGTCGTCGCGGCCCTGGCCGAGGCGGGCTGGGACGTCCCGGAGACCCACGCGAACTTCGTGTGGCTGCCCCTGGGCGAGCGCGGCGCGGACTTCGCCGCCGCGGCAGGCGAGCGCGCCCTGTCCGTGCGCGCCTTCCCCGAGGGCGTGCGCGTGAGCATCAGCGAGCGTGAGGCCAACGACCGGTTCCTCGAGGTGGCCCGGGCCTTCCAGCGGTGA
- a CDS encoding FeoA family protein, with protein MALTLPITQSLSTRDVTGGVRADAPAARTLADLPLGTPGVVAGVCDAARPDVARRLFDLGFMPGAVVSGVRRAPLGGPVVVRVADYELTLRRDQARCVVLAGPGDVTSGACPAEDRGCRGCAA; from the coding sequence ATGGCCCTCACGCTCCCCATCACCCAGTCCCTGAGCACCCGCGACGTCACCGGCGGCGTCCGCGCGGACGCGCCCGCGGCCCGCACCCTCGCGGACCTGCCCCTGGGGACCCCCGGCGTGGTGGCCGGCGTCTGCGACGCAGCCCGGCCCGACGTCGCCCGCCGCCTCTTCGACCTCGGCTTCATGCCCGGCGCCGTCGTGAGCGGCGTGCGCCGCGCCCCGCTCGGCGGCCCGGTCGTAGTGCGGGTGGCCGACTACGAGCTCACCCTCCGCCGCGACCAGGCCCGCTGCGTGGTCCTCGCGGGCCCCGGCGACGTCACCTCCGGCGCGTGCCCGGCCGAGGACCGCGGCTGCCGCGGCTGCGCGGCATGA